A DNA window from Panthera tigris isolate Pti1 chromosome X, P.tigris_Pti1_mat1.1, whole genome shotgun sequence contains the following coding sequences:
- the ITGB1BP2 gene encoding integrin beta-1-binding protein 2 isoform X6: MALEQKELDQEPGAGLDSSLIRSGSSCQNPGCDAVYQSPESDATPCTYHPGAPRFHEGMKSWSCCGIQTLDFGAFLAQPGCRVGRHDWGKQLPASCRHDWHQTDSLVVVTVYGQIPLPAFNWVKASQTELHVHIVFDGNRVFQAQMKLWGVINVEQSSVSLMPSRVEISLVKADPGSWAQLEHPDALAEKAKAGTGLEMDEEESEDSDDDLSWTEEEEEEEAMGE; the protein is encoded by the exons ATGGCATTGGAACAGAAGGAATTAGACCAAGAACCTGGAGCAG GACTTGACAGTAGTCTGATCCGGAGTGGTTCCAGCTGCCAGAATCCAGGATGTGATGCT GTTTACCAAAGCCCTGAGAGTGATGCTACTCCATGTACCTACCACCCAGGAGCACCTCGATTCCATGAGGG GATGAAGTCCTGGAGCTGCTGTGGCATCCAGACCCTGGATTTTGGGGCATTCCTGGCACAGCCAGGATGCAGAGTTGGTAGGCATGACTGGGGAAAGCAG CTGCCAGCATCTTGCCGTCATGATTGGCACCAGACAGATTCCTTAGTAGTGGTGACTGTGTATGGCCAGATTCCACTTCCTGCGTTCAATTGGGTGAAGGCCAGTCAAACTGAG CTTCATGTCCACATTGTCTTTGATGGTAACCGTGTGTTCCAAGCACAGATGAAGCTCTGGGGG gTCATAAACGTGGAGCAGAGCTCTGTCTCCTTGATGCCATCTCGGGTTGAAATCTCCTTGGTCAAGGCTGACCCAGGATCCTGGGCCCAGCTGGAGCACCCTGATGCACTAGCTGAGAAGGCTAAGGCAGGGACTGGGTTAGAGATGGATGAGGAAGAATCTGAGGATtcagatgatgatctgagctggacagaggaggaggaggaggaggaagcaatgGGGGAATAG
- the ITGB1BP2 gene encoding integrin beta-1-binding protein 2 isoform X5 — MQTFLIPVAITLGSQSSMMHLRSELPPKLLPLNISQALEMALEQKELDQEPGAGLDSSLIRSGSSCQNPGCDAVYQSPESDATPCTYHPGAPRFHEGMKSWSCCGIQTLDFGAFLAQPGCRVGRHDWGKQLPASCRHDWHQTDSLVVVTVYGQIPLPAFNWVKASQTELHVHIVFDGNRVFQAQMKLWGVINVEQSSVSLMPSRVEISLVKADPGSWAQLEHPDALAEKAKAGTGLEMDEEESEDSDDDLSWTEEEEEEEAMGE, encoded by the exons ATGCAAACCTTCCTG ATTCCTGTTGCCATCACCCTGGGGTCCCAATCTTCCATGATGCACTTAAG GTCAGAGTTACCTCCAAAGCTGCTTCCGCTAAATATATCCCAAGCCCTGGAAATGGCATTGGAACAGAAGGAATTAGACCAAGAACCTGGAGCAG GACTTGACAGTAGTCTGATCCGGAGTGGTTCCAGCTGCCAGAATCCAGGATGTGATGCT GTTTACCAAAGCCCTGAGAGTGATGCTACTCCATGTACCTACCACCCAGGAGCACCTCGATTCCATGAGGG GATGAAGTCCTGGAGCTGCTGTGGCATCCAGACCCTGGATTTTGGGGCATTCCTGGCACAGCCAGGATGCAGAGTTGGTAGGCATGACTGGGGAAAGCAG CTGCCAGCATCTTGCCGTCATGATTGGCACCAGACAGATTCCTTAGTAGTGGTGACTGTGTATGGCCAGATTCCACTTCCTGCGTTCAATTGGGTGAAGGCCAGTCAAACTGAG CTTCATGTCCACATTGTCTTTGATGGTAACCGTGTGTTCCAAGCACAGATGAAGCTCTGGGGG gTCATAAACGTGGAGCAGAGCTCTGTCTCCTTGATGCCATCTCGGGTTGAAATCTCCTTGGTCAAGGCTGACCCAGGATCCTGGGCCCAGCTGGAGCACCCTGATGCACTAGCTGAGAAGGCTAAGGCAGGGACTGGGTTAGAGATGGATGAGGAAGAATCTGAGGATtcagatgatgatctgagctggacagaggaggaggaggaggaggaagcaatgGGGGAATAG
- the ITGB1BP2 gene encoding integrin beta-1-binding protein 2 isoform X1, translating into MSLFCHNKGCGQHFDPNANLPDSCCHHPGVPIFHDALKGWSCCRKRTADFSEFLNIKGCTVGPHCAEKLPEAPQPEVPATSSSLQEQKPLNTIPKSAETLRRERPKSELPPKLLPLNISQALEMALEQKELDQEPGAGLDSSLIRSGSSCQNPGCDAVYQSPESDATPCTYHPGAPRFHEGMKSWSCCGIQTLDFGAFLAQPGCRVGRHDWGKQLPASCRHDWHQTDSLVVVTVYGQIPLPAFNWVKASQTELHVHIVFDGNRVFQAQMKLWGVINVEQSSVSLMPSRVEISLVKADPGSWAQLEHPDALAEKAKAGTGLEMDEEESEDSDDDLSWTEEEEEEEAMGE; encoded by the exons ATGTCTCTATTCTGCCATAACAAAGGCTGTGGGCAGCACTTTGACCCCAATGCAAACCTTCCTG ATTCCTGTTGCCATCACCCTGGGGTCCCAATCTTCCATGATGCACTTAAG GGTTGGTCCTGCTGCCGGAAGCGAACTGCAGATTTCTCTGAGTTCTTAAACATCAAG GGCTGTACTGTGGGACCACACTGTGCTGAGAAGCTCCCTGAAGCCCCTCAACCTGAGGTGCCTGCCACAAGCAGTTCACTTCAGGAGCAAAAACCTCTGAATACGATTCCAAAGTCAGCAGAGACTTTGCGTCGGGAGAGGCCCAA GTCAGAGTTACCTCCAAAGCTGCTTCCGCTAAATATATCCCAAGCCCTGGAAATGGCATTGGAACAGAAGGAATTAGACCAAGAACCTGGAGCAG GACTTGACAGTAGTCTGATCCGGAGTGGTTCCAGCTGCCAGAATCCAGGATGTGATGCT GTTTACCAAAGCCCTGAGAGTGATGCTACTCCATGTACCTACCACCCAGGAGCACCTCGATTCCATGAGGG GATGAAGTCCTGGAGCTGCTGTGGCATCCAGACCCTGGATTTTGGGGCATTCCTGGCACAGCCAGGATGCAGAGTTGGTAGGCATGACTGGGGAAAGCAG CTGCCAGCATCTTGCCGTCATGATTGGCACCAGACAGATTCCTTAGTAGTGGTGACTGTGTATGGCCAGATTCCACTTCCTGCGTTCAATTGGGTGAAGGCCAGTCAAACTGAG CTTCATGTCCACATTGTCTTTGATGGTAACCGTGTGTTCCAAGCACAGATGAAGCTCTGGGGG gTCATAAACGTGGAGCAGAGCTCTGTCTCCTTGATGCCATCTCGGGTTGAAATCTCCTTGGTCAAGGCTGACCCAGGATCCTGGGCCCAGCTGGAGCACCCTGATGCACTAGCTGAGAAGGCTAAGGCAGGGACTGGGTTAGAGATGGATGAGGAAGAATCTGAGGATtcagatgatgatctgagctggacagaggaggaggaggaggaggaagcaatgGGGGAATAG